A section of the Pochonia chlamydosporia 170 chromosome 2, whole genome shotgun sequence genome encodes:
- a CDS encoding RNA 2'-phosphotransferase (similar to Metarhizium robertsii ARSEF 23 XP_007822033.1) yields MSNNEAHIALEDKAQPRSSRSSGRRGGRGGGRSEGREVQISKALSKLLRHQAENAGIKLDDEGFAPLDRVLAWGPIKSLSPDLAEIKDIVETNAKKRFTLKPTDPSVSEPATASGYLIRANQGHSIKVDETALFKPIQVGDEDFPQKVVHGTYFAFWKAILETGGLKPMTRGHIHCSDKTPEEGAVSGMRKDAELLVEIDIEGSLRDGVTWWRSDNGVLLTDGGEGGVLGTRYFKLVTSRTVDVGVLWEDGVKVADLPAGLKFRVPSGKRAGGSGKRS; encoded by the exons ATGTCCAATAACGAAGCTCATATAGCCCTCGAAGACAAAGCACAACCCCGGTCCTCGCGGTCCTCCGGACGCAGAGGCGGCCGCGGTGGCGGCAGATCAGAGGGCCGTGAAGTCCAAATCTCCAAAGCGCTCTCCAAACTACTGAGACATCAGGCTGAGAATGCGGGCATCAAGCTCGACGACGAGGGGTTCGCACCCCTAGACCGCGTG CTAGCATGGGGTCCTATCAAATCCCTGTCGCCTGATCTCGCAGAAATCAAGGACATTGTTGAAACGAACGCCAAAAAACGATTCACTCTCAAACCTACTGACCCGTCTGTATCTGAACCAGCTACTGCTTCAGGGTATCTCATCCGCGCGAACCAGGGCCACtccatcaaagtcgatgagACGGCGTTATTCAAGCCCATCCAAGTAGGCGACGAGGATTTTCCGCAAAAGGTAGTCCACGGTACGTATTTTGCGTTCTGGAAGGCGATTCTTGAGACGGGGGGCTTGAAGCCCATGACGAGGGGGCACATTCACTGTTCGGATAAGACGCCTGAGGAGGGGGCCGTGAGTGGGATGAGGAAAGATGCGGAGTTGTTGGTTGAGATTGATATCGAGGGGAGTTTGAGGGACGGCGTGACGTGGTGGAGGAGTGACAATGGGGTTCTTCTGACGGATGGGGGGGAGGGAGGAGTTCTAGGGACGAGGTATTTCAAGTTGGTGACGAGTAGGACTGTTGATGTGGGTGTTTTGTGGGAGGACGGGGTGAAAGTTGCTGATTTGCCGGCGGGTTTGAAGTTTAGAGTGCCGTCGGGTAAGAGGGCTGGAGGGAGTGGTAAGAGGTCATGA
- a CDS encoding double-stranded RNA binding motif domain-containing protein — protein sequence MSTADSTPTIPVPWDKLLQWVQQKIAHEIQTGQPVALSRSQLQAVSQFVSFNDEPDVSDHDYVKRVQSLRLSNPIFADQEPVSIPVDGHFQPLWQTVCTVERHGSFPRAGYGFSVGQQAPFFQSKKNAKQFAAKHALHYLTQQSGAGKMHLDRPSVSPLQLPRPQFQPPLKQPMSKQTSLSPRAVPAPTPSPSISQTSMSSSRSASTSIFEQIANLTSRLALDNPTYRIEPDPVGENMFRGQPVFKNALRVPSDLGIVSGVVGQSQAKLKMAESVLAWLKGELQRRQDTFQNLWSAANSPKTGGESTL from the exons ATGTCAACCGCCGACTCAACGCCCACCATCCCCGTACCATGGGACAAGCTCCTCCAATGGGTTCAGCAAAAAATTGCCCATGAAATACAAACAGGCCAACCCGTTGCCCTGAGCCGTTCCCAACTCCAAGCCGTCTCGCAATTCGTGTCTTTCAACGATGAACCCGACGTTAGTGACCACGACTATGTGA AGCGAGTACAATCTCTCCGTTTGAGCAATCCCATCTTTGCGGACCAAGAACCCGTCAGTATCCCCGTCGACGGACACTTCCAGCCTCTTTGGCAGACGGTCTGCACTGTTGAGCGGCACGGATCGTTTCCTCGTGCTGGATATGGGTTCTCCGTTGGACAACAGGCGCCGTTCTTTCAGTCGAAAAAG AACGCCAAACAATTTGCTGCCAAGCATGCCCTCCATTATCTCACACAACAATCCGGTGCCGGCAAGATGCACTTAGATCGACCTTCGGTTTCGCCATTACAGCTACCACGGCCGCAATTTCAGCCTCCTCTAAAACAGCCCATGAGTAAACAGACCAGCCTTTCACCTAGAGCAGTACCAGCACCCACACCGTCGCCGAGCATCTCACAgacatccatgtccagttCCCGCTCGGCAAGCACATCCATTTTCGAGCAGATAGCCAACCTTACGAGCCGCCTGGCCCTCGATAACCCTACCTACAGAATAGAGCCTGATCCAGTGGGGGAGAATATGTTCCGCGGACAGCCTGTTTTCAAAAACGCCCTACGAGTACCCTCTGATCTAGGCATTGTGAGCGGCGTCGTTGGTCAGAGCCaagcaaagttgaagatggcggaGAGTGTGCTCGCGTGGCTGAAGGGAGAATTGCAACGGAGGCAGGATACGTTTCAGAATCTATGGTCGGCTGCGAATTCCCCGAAGACTGGCGGGGAGAGTACTCTGTGA
- a CDS encoding nuclear protein involved in pre-rRNA processing (similar to Metarhizium acridum CQMa 102 XP_007809511.1) has product MKRPFSDVDNDAESQARPPRANGFNPKRQKQYGTGKHKAKEGSLGFSRKRARNIERLLQRKKDLPANIQNDMQRELEAHKSTVSDKSFQKKRSAMISKYHMVRFFERKKASRLAKQLKRKMEQNPDADDIEDLRRQLHIAEVDEAYTMYHPHVEPYISLYGSQKAEGKDEEEDAADASETKQTPIAKAALNSERPPMWSVVEKTMEEGLDALKQLRERRSAGDSAPAPKKYRAAVNKAASNNTVPRPQAKKTQEQKHPVSVKDTTGKQGKEQPQLNRRERRRLMREAMPANKSDDDDDGGFFEEM; this is encoded by the exons CGTCGACAACGATGCAGAGTCGCAAGCACGACCGCCCCGAGCAAACGGCTTCAATCCGAAGCGCCAGAAGCAATACGGAACCGGCAAGCACAAGGCGAAGGAGGGCAGCCTGGGATTTTCAAGGAAGAGGGCTCGGAATATCGAAAGATTGCTACAGCGGAAGAAGGATCTCCCCGCCAATATTCAAAATGACATGCAACGAGAACTGGAGGCACACAAGTCCACCGTCTCAGACAAATCTTTTCAGAAGAAGCGAAGTGCAATGATTTCGAAATATCACATGGTTCGATTTTTTG AACGAAAGAAAGCTTCGCGATTAGCAAAGCAACTCAAACGCAAGATGGAGCAAAATCCTGATGCCGACGATATTGAAGATCTGAGACGCCAACTTCACATTGCggaggttgatgaagcgTACACGATGTATCATCCTCATGTAGAACCTTACATCAGCTTGTACGGGAGTCAGAAAGCAGAAGGcaaagacgaggaggaggatgcaGCGGACGCCAGTGAGACAAAACAGACCCCGATAGCCAAAGCTGCTCTTAACTCTGAACGACCGCCGATGTGGTCTGTCGTCGAGAAGACCATGGAAGAGGGACTTGATGCGTTGAAGCAGTTACGGGAGAGGAGATCGGCAGGCGATTCAGCGCCTGCTCCAAAGAAGTATCGTGCAGCGGTGAATAAAGCTGCATCAAACAACACAGTGCCGAGGCCGCAAGCCAAAAAGACTCAGGAGCAGAAACACCCTGTCTCTGTCAAGGATACGACCGGCAAGCAGGGCAAGGAACAGCCGCAACTCAACAGAAGAGAGCGAAGAAGGCTTATGCGTGAGGCGATGCCTGCGAACAAgtctgatgacgatgatgatggtggatTCTTTGAGGAAATGTAG